The Drosophila innubila isolate TH190305 chromosome 3R unlocalized genomic scaffold, UK_Dinn_1.0 2_E_3R, whole genome shotgun sequence genome has a segment encoding these proteins:
- the LOC117790060 gene encoding tRNA pseudouridine synthase A isoform X1 has product MLINHILSSYRKADCLKTLLRTDFKRFFLSSRQKSFAAAMSEALDKLEQDNLAKKSAKDLENQSVKETNQVKRNLKRKKWVDWKAKDEEDAANGTKRAPFDPADRIKRKKSAILLSYCGAKYFGMQRNPGMQTIEEELFKAMLKHKWITEDSFEQVQIACFQRAARTDKGVSAARQVCSVKLPEDLDLQAFNQDLPEEIRLFGVERVTKGFNAKDQCNARTYTYTLPTVAFAAFEEQHEQETYRIPAELLLKVTDTLKLYEGTKNFHNFTSKKNFLDPSAKRFIMSFTCSEPFQSPQGIEFVTLKVKGQSFMLHQIRKMVGLTIAIVRGNTTTTSLERALTEERLDLPMAPGLGLVLDTVHYERYNDRYGKDGIHAPLTWEAQEQQVREFIEKYIYANIYKTEAEERNLLDWLSTLHFHSYDTRRDEASTEADGNQKKPNDDDDGEE; this is encoded by the exons atgctgATTAACCATATACTAAGCAGCTACAGAAAGGCAG ATTGCCTTAAAACGCTGCTGAGAACAGATTTTAAGCGTTTCTTTTTAAGTTCACgtcaaaaatcatttgctGCCGCAATGAGCGAAGCTCTCGATAAACTGGAACAGGATAACTTGGCAAAGAAGAGTGCTAAAGACCTGGAGAATCAGTCGGTAAAAGAAACAAACCAAGTGAAGCGCAATTTAAAGCGAAAGAAATGGGTGGACTGGAAGGCGAAAGACGAGGAGGATGCAGCGAATGGCACAAAACGAGCTCCATTTGATCCGGCGGATCGCATCAAGCGGAAGAAGAGCGCCATCCTGCTGAGCTACTGTGGCGCCAAATACTTTGGCATGCAACGCAATCCGGGCATGCAGACCATTGAGGAGGAACTGTTCAAGGCAATGTTGAAGCACAAGTGGATAACGGAGGATTCTTTCGAGCAGGTGCAAATCGCCTGCTTTCAACGTGCCGCTCGCACCGACAAAGGCGTCTCAGCGGCGCGACAGGTGTGCTCCGTAAAGCTGC CCGAGGATTTGGATCTGCAGGCATTTAATCAAGATTTGCCGGAGGAGATACGATTGTTTGGCGTGGAGCGTGTTACGAAAGGCTTTAATGCCAAGGATCAGTGTAATGCACGCACTTACACCTACACACTGCCCACCGTGGCATTTGCCGCATTTGAGGAACAGCATGAACAGGAAACGTATCGTATTCCAGCTGAACTCTTGCTGAAAGTCACTGATACATTGAAGCTATACGAGGGCACGAAAAACTTTCACAACTTTACCAGCAAAAA AAACTTTTTAGATCCGTCCGCCAAGCGTTTCATCATGTCCTTCACATGCAGCGAACCATTCCAGAGTCCACAGGGTATTGAGTTTGTTACGTTAAAAGTGAAGGGTCAGAGTTTTATGCTACATCAGATACGTAAAATGGTTGGGTTAACCATTGCAATAGTGCGAGGcaacaccacaacaacatcCCTGGAGCGTGCTCTAACCGAGGAGCGTCTTGATTTACCCATGGCACCAGGCTTGGGACTAGTACTGGATACTGTACACTATGAGCGCTACAATGATCGCTATGGCAAGGATGGCATACACGCACCATTGACTTGGGAGGCACAGGAGCAGCAAGTGCGggaatttatagaaaaatacaTCTATGCGAATATATACAAAACCGAGGCCGAGGAGCGAAATCTACTTGATTGGCTGAGCACCTTGCATTTCCACTCATACGACACAAGACGGGATGAGGCATCGACTGAAGCTGACGGCAACCAGAAGAAGCccaacgatgatgatgatggcgaGGAATAG
- the LOC117790060 gene encoding tRNA pseudouridine synthase A isoform X2, which yields MSEALDKLEQDNLAKKSAKDLENQSVKETNQVKRNLKRKKWVDWKAKDEEDAANGTKRAPFDPADRIKRKKSAILLSYCGAKYFGMQRNPGMQTIEEELFKAMLKHKWITEDSFEQVQIACFQRAARTDKGVSAARQVCSVKLPEDLDLQAFNQDLPEEIRLFGVERVTKGFNAKDQCNARTYTYTLPTVAFAAFEEQHEQETYRIPAELLLKVTDTLKLYEGTKNFHNFTSKKNFLDPSAKRFIMSFTCSEPFQSPQGIEFVTLKVKGQSFMLHQIRKMVGLTIAIVRGNTTTTSLERALTEERLDLPMAPGLGLVLDTVHYERYNDRYGKDGIHAPLTWEAQEQQVREFIEKYIYANIYKTEAEERNLLDWLSTLHFHSYDTRRDEASTEADGNQKKPNDDDDGEE from the exons ATGAGCGAAGCTCTCGATAAACTGGAACAGGATAACTTGGCAAAGAAGAGTGCTAAAGACCTGGAGAATCAGTCGGTAAAAGAAACAAACCAAGTGAAGCGCAATTTAAAGCGAAAGAAATGGGTGGACTGGAAGGCGAAAGACGAGGAGGATGCAGCGAATGGCACAAAACGAGCTCCATTTGATCCGGCGGATCGCATCAAGCGGAAGAAGAGCGCCATCCTGCTGAGCTACTGTGGCGCCAAATACTTTGGCATGCAACGCAATCCGGGCATGCAGACCATTGAGGAGGAACTGTTCAAGGCAATGTTGAAGCACAAGTGGATAACGGAGGATTCTTTCGAGCAGGTGCAAATCGCCTGCTTTCAACGTGCCGCTCGCACCGACAAAGGCGTCTCAGCGGCGCGACAGGTGTGCTCCGTAAAGCTGC CCGAGGATTTGGATCTGCAGGCATTTAATCAAGATTTGCCGGAGGAGATACGATTGTTTGGCGTGGAGCGTGTTACGAAAGGCTTTAATGCCAAGGATCAGTGTAATGCACGCACTTACACCTACACACTGCCCACCGTGGCATTTGCCGCATTTGAGGAACAGCATGAACAGGAAACGTATCGTATTCCAGCTGAACTCTTGCTGAAAGTCACTGATACATTGAAGCTATACGAGGGCACGAAAAACTTTCACAACTTTACCAGCAAAAA AAACTTTTTAGATCCGTCCGCCAAGCGTTTCATCATGTCCTTCACATGCAGCGAACCATTCCAGAGTCCACAGGGTATTGAGTTTGTTACGTTAAAAGTGAAGGGTCAGAGTTTTATGCTACATCAGATACGTAAAATGGTTGGGTTAACCATTGCAATAGTGCGAGGcaacaccacaacaacatcCCTGGAGCGTGCTCTAACCGAGGAGCGTCTTGATTTACCCATGGCACCAGGCTTGGGACTAGTACTGGATACTGTACACTATGAGCGCTACAATGATCGCTATGGCAAGGATGGCATACACGCACCATTGACTTGGGAGGCACAGGAGCAGCAAGTGCGggaatttatagaaaaatacaTCTATGCGAATATATACAAAACCGAGGCCGAGGAGCGAAATCTACTTGATTGGCTGAGCACCTTGCATTTCCACTCATACGACACAAGACGGGATGAGGCATCGACTGAAGCTGACGGCAACCAGAAGAAGCccaacgatgatgatgatggcgaGGAATAG